In Setaria viridis chromosome 5, Setaria_viridis_v4.0, whole genome shotgun sequence, the genomic stretch GGAATGTATTAATCGGTTTACCTGATTACGACAATGGCGACACCTTTGGGTGTTGTCCGAGGCGTTGTCTGCATTGTATTTGTGTTCTTGCACACCCCCTCCTCTGTCGACATTTGATATGTTTCGCGAAGGTGATGAGGATTTTCTCTAGAAGCTTTGCATCTGCGCACGTGGTGCAGCTGAGATTCCAGCGGCGGCAAGGTGGAGGTGAAGTTATTGGAGTAGCACGGTGGCACCATGTCACCCCTGACAGTAAAGCAAGTCTGAATTAGAGTTTTTTGGAAGCGAAAACAAGGCACGCACGTTGGCGGCGGCTAGGGCAAAGCTTCCCTATCCTCCCAACACCGATCACGGCTGAGCAAAGCGTCTCAGCAAACAACCAAGGGCAAAGTTTCCCTGGTATATGCAGCAATAGGTATCGCCAGATGAATCAAGAAGGGCTATGATGCAAGGCGAAAGCACAAGGCAgcttgcaacctatctagggTTTGCGCGGCGAGAATTCACACAAGGCGGCTAGCGgggcaagtcaagtaatgtgATGGCTCAACTTGTTGTATGGGTAAAGGTGGATGGATAGCGAAACAGCGATGGGCGATTAAACTACGACCACAAACACATtaaaccagcaacaagactcTACCACGGACACAAACTCAACGAAGCAAATCTGAAACgaaattgcaaaggctaaaaaAGCGATAGGATAGCGGAAagtgtatattttttttgggCTTTTCGTGGACTATAGGTAATGAAAATGAGATGAATCTAAGGGGGAACATGATAATATACCTCACAGGTAACCTGGAATCCTAATACCACTTGATGTAacactggcccgatcttccgataggtatggataattcgattggtggagaacTTGACGTTGACAATCcgagcttctaatcagacatgattcaaacccctgcaaccgctacactgCTGCTCCGTTgattatcaaccaagcacaactcgaTTGACCCCACcaagaaggctttccctgcaagccaatcgaagaacacaagcaagaaagtataaacacgcaatctgaaattgcagATGTATATGAAATAGATCTGAAATAAGAGGTTCAAgttctcaattcgaaaggactaatcgataCAGTtgagaagaacaagaacaagggtCCTGGACCACAATAAAAAGACTTGTTGCCATAGTTACAATAAATCAATCTCAATTTCTCAATGGAAAACTAGATTAAATAAAATCCGAGTTTTTATGGTGGCAactactgagtttatatgaaaaagGGGTGAGCTAAGGTTGGGGGCGACTAGGGGGCGCCCACAACATGGGCTTAAGGCCTGACATGACACAAGGCCAACgtggcccaaaactggtgacgCAGCACCTTGTCGTGCACAGAATGATCCATAACATTTCTAGAGCTATGACCAGAACCAAGTGAAAGCCTTCGTCGTCTTCTTTCCAATGCATCAAAGAACGTTTCGTTTCGATGTTGTATGAAGGAGATATCGTCGTTTCTGTTTAGGGTGGTCGGCTGAATCCGAACCGAACGTGAAGAACAAGTTGGTGACGACTTGTAACTTGGAGAAGGCCAAAACTCATGCATATCCAtcatggtgatgtcctcatcaggatCCTTGGAGTGGAATCCAGCAGCGGAAGCGGTAAGGCCCCCGTTCACTTTAAGGTGATGGTTCCGAGGAGTGGTGTGAGGCGGTGGATGTGGTGAGGCCCCCACGTGTTCAAGTTGCCTTGGTGGGCCAGGATCCGGTACGGTGTTTTGGTCATTTGGTGTGTATGGTGCTGCAATGGTGTTTCGACGTTGGGTCCTGCATAGCATGGCCTTTTCGGTGCAGTGCAGGGTGCTCCTCTTTTGACTTCTACAGACACAAGGCCGTGGTTTGGGAGATCGACGACTGTGTGTGTGACCTGAGGATGATGGAGGCATGGTGGAGGAGTCGTGGTAGCTACacggcttgcagcggactgcggCGACCAGTCCTGCGTGGTAGCGGTTGGTTCGACTTGGGACATCGTCGGGGATGATGACACTGGCGATGAGAGCTACTTGTTGGATTTTTTTCCCAGGTTGTGGTGGTGCGGTGTGGTGGTCGGTACTCAAGCGTTAGCATTGTACGGCTTGTGTCGAAGTTTCAATCTGACTGGCCACGgagtttgttttattttgagttgagttgagttcCGCTATCCGTTGGGAGTTACCTTTGTGGCTTTGTTGTTACTCCGTTGTTGTACTAGTCTAGGCTTATTCTTAATTAATCGGCAGCTCTCTTTGTTTCAAAATTCTTATGTCAAAGAAAACTACCGCATTTGAATGTTACTACCTTTAGCATGATAACAACATTTTATTATCGCCACCTCGCCGGTCACTGGTCAGCTTCATAAGAAGACCGGCGGCTGTTCCCCTGAGCCCCTGACCGGTGCACCACTGCACCGCCAGTTTACTTTTGATTGCAGCATCAGCAAGATCGGAGTCCTCCGGATCAGCCTGGAACCGAGGGGAAAGAACCATATTCTTCTCCCTACTTGGGTGACAGTAGCAAAGGAATGAAAAGATAGACCTCGAGCGGTCATTGACCGGCCGCTGCCGCTTCATTGCCGTCGCTATTGATCTCATCTTTGCtgcaaaaaatattgaaatactAATGGATCGGGACTTGAGAGTAGACAGCCAGCTTCTGGGACATAGCTTTAGACTCCTGGACCGCCGCAAAATCTTCACTTGAAAGCAGCATTCTTTAACTCATGCAGAAGACATGGCTTACCGCTTGCAAAGTTGGAACATTAGATTATTAACTCATGTACACGTGCGCTCATCAATATATATCCAATAAATAAGTGATAAAAAACAATAGATGATGTATGAATTGGTGCCCTGGCCTCCTATTTATGCGTGATGCACAGATGTCCTGATGGCCTGATCCCTGATGCCGCTGGGCGCTGGGTGCTGGCCGCTGGGCGATGGCGTGATGCCGCTTTGCCGCATCCGCCAACGCCGTCAGGACTTCGAGACGCGAGAACCAGGAGTGCGTCACGGCCATATGCTCGTGCGATCCAGGCGTCGAACATGATCATCTATGTCATAACTTGTAGTGACGGATCGATCGATTGGGACACAGACGGTGGACGCTTGGACTCATGTGCCGATTCATGTTACCAGCTTGGCCATAGTTATATCCCATCTCGGACGCCGCCCTTGGGGTTTCGACGTGGCCCGGTGCAAAGCGCCTGTCTTAGCGACCGATTAGGCTCGCTAATCTCCCGTCCTACTATAAGTACGGACCCCTCCTCTCTGCTCAATTCCATCACTCATCGCCACCTGCTGATAGCAATCTGCTGGTAGCATCGTCCAGCTCCTGAGCTCCGGCCGGCCGATCATGGCAAGGATCCACCTCTACGTTGCCGCGGCCTGCGCCGTCGTGCTGGTGCTCGCCGCCCCGACCATCGCCGGCGACCCTGACCATCTCCAGGACGTCTGTGTCGCTGACCGCGCCTCCCGTGAGTCATCTATTCATCTCTGTCAAGCTTCCTGGCCCTTGCTGCGCTCTTCTTGCCGCAGGAAGAACTAACTAGCTGCTGATCTGTGCGTGCAGCGATCAAGATCAATGGGTTCACGTGCAAGGCGAACGTGACGGCGGACGACTTCTTCTTCCCGGGTCTGAGGTACCCCGGCAACACCAACAACCCTGCGGGATCGATGGTGACGGCAGCCAACGTGGAGACCTTCCCGGGCGTGAACACGCTGGGCGTCTCCCTGGCGCGCATCGACTTCGCCCCCGGCGGCCAGAACCCGCCGCACACTCACCCGCGCGCCACCGAGATCATCTTCGTCCTCGAGGGCACGCTCGAGGTCGGCTTCATCACCACCGCCAACAAGCTCTTCACCAAGACCGTCAACAAGGGGGACGTCTTCGTCTTCCCCAGGGGGCTCGTGCACTTCCAGCAGAACAGGGGGAACTGCGCCGCCGCGGTCGTCTCCGCCTTCAACAGCCAGCTCCAGGGGACTCAGGCCATCGCCATGACGCTCTTCGGCGCCACGCCACCCGTGTCCACCGACGTCCTGGCCAAGGCCTTCAGGATCGGCAACGGGAAGGTGGCCGCCATCAAGGGCAGGTTTGGGCCCAAGTAGACTGCCTTCGGCCGTCTGCCTTAGTGGATTTCTAAATAAATCGTCCAGACTGCAGGATATGTATCATGACTCATGAGCGCTAGCGATCTCATTACGAGGTTTCAGTGTTTTACAGAAAATCTattatctactccctccattccaaattataagtcattccaagaatcttggagagtcaaaacatctcaagtttgactaaaattatagagaaaattataaaaatttatgacatcaaataggtatactatgaaaatataattgatgaagaatctaatgatacttagttgacatcataaatgttattatattatcatataaatttgatcaaacttgatatACTTTGACTCCAAaattcttgaaatgacttataatttgggatgaaagGAGTATATCAGTGGCGGGGCCAGCTGAAAATTTTAGCTGGGGCGGAGAACAAAACGGCATACACTACTGCATTATTGACTTTAGCTACACATTTGAGGTTGAGCACCAACAAATATTGTTGACTTTGGCTACACCTTAAAGAAATATAGTAAAATGAGCAGATCAATAAGCATCGAAGGGAATTGAGCTACACTGATAT encodes the following:
- the LOC117858641 gene encoding germin-like protein 1-1 produces the protein MARIHLYVAAACAVVLVLAAPTIAGDPDHLQDVCVADRASPIKINGFTCKANVTADDFFFPGLRYPGNTNNPAGSMVTAANVETFPGVNTLGVSLARIDFAPGGQNPPHTHPRATEIIFVLEGTLEVGFITTANKLFTKTVNKGDVFVFPRGLVHFQQNRGNCAAAVVSAFNSQLQGTQAIAMTLFGATPPVSTDVLAKAFRIGNGKVAAIKGRFGPK